DNA sequence from the Ananas comosus cultivar F153 unplaced genomic scaffold, ASM154086v1, whole genome shotgun sequence genome:
CAGTGACTTGGTATGAAAGGTTTCAAGTAGATGGTAGAGGTACTGTACTTGTGCTAATAACTACGACGGTCGGCAAAGGTGACATTTTCTAAACCAATCGAAGAAGAAATTGACCCGGGGGGAAGATACATTGTGTTTTCCCGGCAGTGGGTTCATTCCGTCTAGTGCAAAAAGCACCAGCAGCAGAGGTAGCAATTGATCCGAGCTTTCGACGGCTCCCGGTCGGCCTACGCTAGAATTAGGCTCGCCTGGCTTAGGACACTTTTCTCTTATCCAGCATTGgtgtaaaaaaaagtaaattactTACGTCTATGTGTGCATCATAGAATCTTCCGTTTTGCGATGTTCCGGCATTAGCAATTGTAGAAGTTTCTGTATCCAGATCTTCCTTACTTCATAATAGAGTGTAGAACCTTTCCTGCTCTGAACATGAGTTGTGCTCCAACATCTGCTAGTGTAGAAGTGATAAGCGAAGGGTGATAAAGACGAAAAAGGAAGGTACGGAAATTTCTTCGACCCTCCACTAATGCTGGGCGATATGCTGGTGGGTAAAAGCCGCTGGTGAGACTaaagaaatttttgaaaaaaatcaaGGAGAAGACCCTCACTCCTAGCTTCCCTCCCTTTGAAGTAGATTTATCAGCTCCACGAGTAAAACGAAATAAGGTGAAAGGCCCACTACTTCTTCATTCATGGCTTATTGATTTGATTGATCTCCCTTTCGTATTCATTCGACCTGAGGTTGGAACAAGAGTTTTCATAAAAAGAAAGGTTCTTTTATGCAATTATGAACGGACGGGCCTCTTGTGGATTCCTCCAACTCAATGAATGAAGGGGGGAGTATGAGGAAAGCCGATTTTCTTTCTATATGAAGATGAAAAAAGGTGAAGGCTCAAACATTTCTTACTTAGGAATATGACTGAATGAGGAAGAGCTCCTTATGTGGTATCACTTTACCACCATCTGAAATGCGCGAAACTTCGATTGGTGGAAGCCAGTCCATGAAGATTCTCCCTTCTCTTACGTGCAATTCCCCTCTTTCGGTAAGCATCCAGTATCTCAGCAAATGAACATTTCTCTAAGCTTATCCTGTAGCTTATACGTCGTTTGAAAGCTGCTCCAAGGATCCAACGAATAGCTAAGGTTTGTTGACGATCCCTGGCTACAATCCCAGGGACATCATAAATAGTACCTGCGACTCCAACTTTGACCACTTCGCATATGGGCTTTATATTATCTACGGCGTCAACCATAAGTTTGATTACATCGCGTTCAGTTCGAGCTGGGCGATGAAAAGTTTTATAAACAATAGCACGAACTCTCGTTCTTTTACCATCGATCATGCGAAAGTTTACCAATTTCTTGATCAATTCTTTTTGCTCACCATCCAAGTCCCCCATATAGCTGAGAATTTCCGAGCAATTGGAAGCCGCTTTCGATGACGAGGCCGATAAATTGATATTACGCGATCGTTACTGTCCATCTTTATCAGCCAACTCCCCTCTTTCCTTCCATAACAAATCTAGTACGAATGGATGACTGACCCACGGCACTTTCCAAATCACAATAAAGCAAAAAGCAAGAAGAGATAAAGACACAAAGCAAAGAGATATTGACTTTGATAACATCAGTAACTACATTCGAAGATTTCAAccgtttttccttttttgcgaTCGGAATACGAATGAGATCAGAAAGGCCATCATTGGGGCAAACGATGCAATAGCTTCGGTGAGAGCAAAGCCCAAAATGGCATAACCAAATGATTGTTTAGCCAATGATGGATTTCGCGCTACGGAATGAATCGAGGAACTGAGGACGTTTCCAATACCGACAGCAGCTCCCGCTGAAGCTATTGTAGCAGCTCCGGCACCTATTGATTTAGCACCTTCTAACATCTCGAGACGAGAATTTGCTCGTCACGCTTTTCCAAAGCTCTACTTTTCTGGATTCTTCGTCGATTCCTCTTCCCCACCCCGCGATCTCTAGTATATCTCGTGATGATTCATGCATAGAGGGCTCTCTACTATGGCTTTTTTGTTCTGTTTGAAAGTCATCTACTGGTTCTCAAATGATTTAATAAGCAAAAGTCTGATTGTTGGCCGAGTCATTtggtcccctttttttttttaagcaaaaaaGTAGTAGCCTTTGGACATCGAGTCATCACCTTTCTCTCTTTTAGCTGGCTGCTCGACAACTATGGCTTGTAGATTCGCAGAACAGAAGAAGAAGTTCACTCTGACTTGCGCACTACAAAAAGGCAGCCAACGACTTCGGACGTACTCCGTCTTTCGAGCCTCTGTTTAGCTTAAAAAGAGAAGGCGCTAGTACAACGAACGCTGCTTTGGTGCGTCCTACCCCAACTAACTAGTGCTTGACTTGACTCTCCCCCGCGCCCTATCCAATGAATAAGGAGAAGGCCGGCCTCTCGATGACCGAGCCAGTCTGATCTCCTTTATACAACCAAAAAACAAGGAGCGCAGTCGAGATGTTGATGAGAAAGGGGCGAGTCTCAAGGCCAAAGAGTGCTCTTTTCAGGCTACTATGCATCCTTACGAAGACAAGAgtggtttttctttttgggtataGCAGGACTTGAACCTGCGACCATTAGGTTAAAAGCCCAATGCTCTACCAACTGAGCTATACACCCGATTTGACAATCAGGGTTGGtgcggaaaagaaaagagggcgGCCTGGCCCCTTTTCTTCTTATCATATCACAAGGGCGCGGCTCTGTATGAGGCTCGTACTGCGGAGCAAGTCTGGGATGGGAGTCCTTTCCACTCATTGAGGATTCTATCTACAAAAGAAGGTCAACGGGGGAGACGTCAGTCGCTCGAACTCAGACTATCTACGAAAAAGGTAAGGTCGTCTTTCTTTCCGGCGGGTTCGACCGAAAGGAGCTGTGTTCTATGGTTTGACCTTGTTCCGGTCGAGCACTCTCTTTTCTTTGTCCAATTCCGTCTGACCAACCCGCGAAGGGTTGTGAGGCTGGACCAGGTACGAAGAATGAATCTATGCCCTCTTCCGTTCTCAGGCACGGAAGTTGCTGGCCAGCGCCCGCTCAACTCTTCGAGAGCCGGACAAGAAAGGAGTGGTGGTTGGTGGAGATTCGACAACGGGTAGAATGCCTGGTCGAAGGTCCAGTACAGTAGGTAGCAGGCGTGTTCGTTTTGGCTTCCGAGCGAGAACGAGAAAGAGGCGATGCACCATCCTTGCTGCTACGTACGTTGACCTTGACTTGACAGATTCATCCAATCCAATTGAACCTACACTCAAAGGAGGACTACAAGTGAAGGGTGATGCCGTCAAAGAAGTAATCAGCATTAAGATCTTTCTTGGGGGTTATCAGTGCCCTATAGAATGAATAAGGAGAGCCCGGCATTCATTTCTTCATTCATAGCTGAGTCTACTAAAAGAGGGACCAGCCTCATCGTGGTGATTAGAGGACACCTCTGATCGTTCACCTCTAATGTGACACGTTCCCTCCCAGTTCTATTCTCAACAGGATCAGTCGGCTAGAGAGCGGGACTCTTCATCTTCCGGGGAGGGAAAGTCGTCCCCTCTACTGACCGAAGCCTCAGTTCGGAGGTCTTCGCGTCAACATGTTACGAGGCTCCTGTCTTAGGCCGGTCACCATTACTTTTGACTGTGAAAGGCGAAGATCTGGGCAAGGGAAAGCGCAGTGAGTGCGCCTAATGcaaatatttcctttttttagaAGATAGATTCACTAGATGTCCAATCTCTAGTGGTGGTGGGACCAACCGACGATGTATGTCGTCCGACCCGACCTCAGACTCTTTCTTCCCGACCTATTTGACTCTCTGGCCGCAGTTATTTAGGTGGTATCCCGAGATTGAAGAGATCGAATTCCTCCCGTATTGAAAGAAAGATATGAACTGGGTAAATGGAAATGGAAAAGAGATGTTTCCAATTCCTCAAAATCATCAGCTTTTTCTACATCCTGATGATCTACTATTGTATGTAGATCGGCCCATATAATGAAAGCAGATCTTGGTCCATGGAGTCCCAAGAAAGTAGGAACTCCAACCTGTCCGATGCTTCTTCGGCCAAATACGATATCAAAGTGGGACCTGCACTATGAGCAAGCTGTGCGAAAAACCGCTTCTTTTTTCCGGTTCCGGAACTTGGTCGAAATGGGCCGGGAAACCATGGATTTTTATCTTAGCTGCCAATTGCCCATTGGGCGGGACTCTGATAACTCGACTGATCCACCCCTTAGCCCTCGAGCCTCGTCTCATGCGTAGGGTAAGTCCTCTACCTAACAGATAGGGAGCAAACTTGAACCAGAGAAGGAGGTGGCCGCTGACGCCGTTAAAGAAGAGTTGAGAAGAAAAGGCGTTACAGACCGTTAATCTGATGTATCAGGCTCCTGGTCCAAGACGGGTGTAGAGGCAGTAATAACCAAAGGGGCAGGGGTTATTGGGCAAAGCAAACTCCGTTACGGTGTAGAGTTTTCTGGCAGTCTCTGCTAGAGGCTTGAAGCTAAGAGAAGCTTGACTGAGGCGACGATCCTGAAAACCGGTACTGTAACTCCGTACCTGGTAAGATAGCATTCTGTTAGAAAGTGGCACTGcggtaaataattcaaaagttacTGTAGCACTTTCTGCAGCATGGTGTCCTATTAGGATAGGAGGCTATAGTGCAGGCGCTAAGCGTCGATTCGAGCCCGTCACTGTGGTATCGCGGTTGGAAGGCCGTTTGAGTGTGGTCTAACAGCTTCAATCTTGGATTGGCTAAGGAAGGTCGTGGAGGGCCTGTTTCTGCACTCACATATCTCGTTTAATAGGGCATCGTCCACTCCTGGATACAGTGGTTGAGGGGTCCATCCCTCCTCTCCTACTGTATAGGGAGCGGTCCCTTCCCttctggtatcagagccaaaacATACCCTTACCCTTACCATACCTTACCCACATACCCATTAGGAATACCCAGACCTTTAGTGAACCCCTATGAACACCCTTTACCCTTAGAAGACCTATCCCATACCCCCTTAGGACACATCCTTACCTTAGAAGAACCCCCTAGGACCTACCCTTACCCAGTTTTCCACAAcctttttgttttcaaaaaaatacccatacaaaaattttccttttctccGGTTTCCCTAGCCTACCCAATTTTTCGATTATtcccttttattttctctttagcCCTTTTTTGGTCAGAACTCACCCACTTTTCCCAAAAACCTACCCAAAACCCATATTTTTGCTCTAAGTACCACGAGATTGTGAGTTCTTCCCGCTACCCCCCTGGTGGGAAGATAACTTTATTTTCTCAGCTATGGAAGGCAGTGAGTCCACCCCCATAATTAACTCGTAAGAATTCACTGGTAACGAACTCACTCCTATCAGTGGAGACATGCGAATGGATGCTCCCTTACCTAAGTGGAAACTACCCATTATCCGG
Encoded proteins:
- the LOC109705107 gene encoding uncharacterized protein LOC109705107 — translated: MLEGAKSIGAGAATIASAGAAVGIGNVLSSSIHSVARNPSLAKQSFGYAILGFALTEAIASFAPMMAFLISFVFRSQKRKNG